A window of the Canis lupus baileyi chromosome 8, mCanLup2.hap1, whole genome shotgun sequence genome harbors these coding sequences:
- the PALMD gene encoding palmdelphin: MDEAALVRERLQAITDKRKIQEEISQKRLRIEEEKLKHQHLKKKALREKWLLDGVSSGKEQEEMKKQNQQDQHQIQVLEQSILRIEKEIQDLEKAELQISNNEEAILKKLKSVERTTEDIIRSVKVEKEETSEESIEDIYANIPDLPKSYVPSRLRKERNEGTEDDEQNRKALYAMEIKVEKDLKTGESTVLSSIPLPSDDFKGTGIKVYDDGQKSVYAVSSNHGAAYNGTDGLAPVEVEELLRQASERNSKSPTEYHEPVYANPFGRPTTPQREKVTPGPNFQERIKMKANGLGNDMNESMLKMDNGLSEERDNSLNHISPVRPVPQPRSVTQQAEEMPHTQQKRLMTPWEESNVMQDKYLASPKARLSPSEPLAGKSNHQDSSACQEDEEDIRYNIVHSLPSDMADSEPVTMIFMGYQQAEDNEEEKKLLTGYDGIIHAELVVIDDEEEEAEGEAEKPSYHAVAPCSKVYQPATPTPLPRKRSEMKPYENTSHRSPHKNSISRKEQEESLGSPAQQCPLDVQIAGDGTEDPSLTALRMRMAKLGKKVI; this comes from the exons gataaaagaaaaatacaggaagaaatctcacagaagcgGCTgagaatagaagaagaaaaactaaagcaCCAGCATTTGAAG AAAAAGGCCTTAAGGGAGAAATGGCTTCTAGATGGAGTCAGCAGCGGAAAAGAACaggaagagatgaagaagcaAAATCAACAAGACcagcaccagatccaggttctaGAACAAAGTATCCTCAG AATTGAGAAAGAGATCCAAGATCTTGAAAAGGCTGAGCTACAAATCTCAAACAATGAAGAGgcaattttaaagaaactaaaatcaGTTGAGAGGACAACAGAAGACATAATAAGG TCTGTGAaggtagaaaaggaagaaacttcaGAAG aGTCAATCGAAGACATCTATGCTAACATCCCTGACCTTCCGAAATCCTATGTGCCTTCCAgattaaggaaggaaagaaatgaaggaacagaagatgatgaacaaaacagaaaag CTTTGTATGCCATGGAAATTAAAGTTGAAAAAGACTTGAAAACTGGAGAAAGTACAGTCCTGTCTTCAATACCTCTCCCATCAGATGACTTTAAAGGTACAGGAATAAAAGTTTACGATGACGGGCAAAAGTCAGTATATGCAGTAAGCTCTAATCATGGGGCAGCATACAATGGCACCGATGGCCTGGCACCAGTTGAGGTGGAGGAACTTTTGAGACAAGCCTCCGAGAGAAACTCTAAATCCCCAACAGAGTATCATGAGCCTGTCTATGCCAATCCATTTGGCAGGCCTACAACTCCACAGAGGGAAAAGGTAACTCCTGGTCCAAACTTTCAAGAAAGGATAAAGATGAAAGCTAATGGACTAGGTAATGATATGAATGAATCCATGCTCAAAATGGACAATGGGCTTTCAGAGGAGAGGGACAACAGCCTCAATCATATCAGCCCCGTTCGGCCAGTACCTCAACCCCGATCAGTGACTCAACAAGCAGAGGAGATGCCGCACACCCAACAAAAGAGGCTGATGACTCCTTGGGAAGAATCAAATGTGATGCAGGACAAATATTTGGCCTCTCCAAAGGCAAGACTGAGTCCCAGTGAACCACTAGCTGGGAAGTCAAACCACCAGGATTCTTCTGCTTGCCAGGAGGATGAGGAAGATATTAGATATAATATCGTTCATTCCCTGCCTTCTGATATGGCTGATTCAGAACCTGTGACGATGATTTTCATGGGGTATCAGCAGGCAGAAGACAACGAAGAAGAAAAGAAGCTTCTGACAGGGTATGACGGGATCATCCATGCCGAGCTGGTTGTGATTGatgatgaggaggaagaggctgaaggagaagctgAGAAACCATCCTACCATGCCGTGGCTCCCTGCAGTAAGGTTTACCAGCCTGCCACACCAACACCACTTCCTAGAAAAAGATCAGAAATGAAGCCCTATGAAAACACAAGCCACAGATCTCCCCACAAAAATTCCATATCCCGGAAAGAGCAAGAAGAAAGCTTAGGCAGCCCTGCTCAACAATGTCCACTTGACGTTCAGATAGCCGGAGACGGGACCGAAGACCCATCCTTAACAG ctttAAGGATGAGAATggcaaaactgggaaaaaaagttATCTGA